In a genomic window of Candidatus Binatia bacterium:
- a CDS encoding BamA/TamA family outer membrane protein, which yields MRERRRGRRASRPSSTALATLLAVVAALLFGFVVPRPARAIDRLEADETISQLLVTAPPGEAELEDTAERRRWAILPQIGFGPDTGVLGGLKFTNRNLLGSGATLDVDGIYAIEGQQALEIQFGSPFLLENRMLLLARTYYAYDPQQEFFGLGNNDQGPEPASTNGIQDIGGSITAGWRLYERLSLNAQMTIRNVVITDGRRKGDIPFTRERFPDLPGIDGGTVVPFGLSLVWNNRDDLLRPTRGWRAILKVLHANPSLGSDFEYSQFIVDLGYLRTFFDGNLTFAARFNGEYIQSPDEQTPFWELTELGGDDTLRGFFPNRFLGTSRVLVNTEIRFPIVDFDFFDLWRVEIDGVLFGDGGRVFISDEELRDEFSIDDDLLERIIDDFQYDYGGGFRIKLADALVARIDVGFSDEETGLVYLEFGQTF from the coding sequence GTGCGGGAGCGGCGTCGTGGACGACGCGCGTCCCGGCCCTCGTCGACGGCGCTCGCAACCCTGCTCGCGGTCGTAGCCGCGCTGCTCTTCGGCTTCGTCGTCCCCCGCCCGGCGCGCGCGATCGATCGCCTCGAAGCGGACGAGACCATCTCGCAGCTTCTCGTGACCGCGCCGCCCGGCGAAGCGGAGCTCGAGGACACCGCCGAGCGCCGACGCTGGGCGATCCTGCCGCAGATCGGCTTCGGTCCCGACACCGGCGTGCTCGGCGGGCTCAAGTTCACGAACCGCAACCTGCTCGGCTCGGGCGCGACGCTCGACGTCGACGGCATCTACGCGATCGAGGGCCAGCAGGCGCTCGAGATCCAGTTCGGCTCGCCGTTCCTGCTCGAGAACCGGATGCTGCTGCTCGCGCGCACGTACTACGCGTACGATCCGCAGCAGGAGTTCTTCGGCCTCGGCAACAACGACCAGGGCCCCGAGCCGGCGTCGACCAACGGCATCCAGGACATCGGCGGCAGCATCACCGCCGGCTGGCGGCTCTACGAGCGGCTCTCGCTCAACGCGCAGATGACGATCCGCAACGTCGTCATCACGGACGGGCGCCGCAAGGGCGACATCCCGTTCACGCGCGAGCGCTTCCCCGACCTGCCCGGCATCGACGGCGGCACGGTGGTGCCGTTCGGGCTGTCGCTGGTCTGGAACAACCGCGACGACCTCTTGCGTCCGACGCGCGGCTGGCGCGCGATCCTCAAGGTGCTGCACGCGAACCCGTCGCTCGGCAGCGACTTCGAGTACTCGCAGTTCATCGTCGACCTCGGCTACCTGCGCACCTTCTTCGACGGCAACCTGACCTTCGCCGCACGCTTCAACGGCGAGTACATCCAGTCGCCGGACGAGCAGACGCCGTTCTGGGAGCTCACCGAGCTCGGCGGCGACGACACCCTGCGCGGCTTCTTCCCGAACCGCTTCCTCGGCACGTCGCGCGTGCTGGTCAACACCGAGATCCGCTTCCCGATCGTCGACTTCGACTTCTTCGACCTGTGGCGGGTCGAGATCGACGGCGTCCTCTTCGGCGACGGCGGGCGCGTCTTCATCTCCGACGAGGAGCTGCGCGACGAGTTCAGCATCGACGACGACCTGCTCGAGCGCATCATCGACGACTTCCAGTACGACTACGGCGGCGGCTTCCGCATCAAGCTCGCCGACGCGCTGGTCGCGCGCATCGACGTCGGCTTCAGCGACGAGGAGACGGGTCTGGTGTACCTGGAATTCGGCCAGACGTTCTGA